A segment of the Triticum urartu cultivar G1812 chromosome 1, Tu2.1, whole genome shotgun sequence genome:
TAATAGAAGGCTAAGTATATTATTGTTTTAGAAGCAAAAATTAAGGGTGATGAATCGAAAGTTCATTCATGAGCTTGGTATGATTTCTAGATGATTGTATCATTGGAACACCATTCTTAAGATATGAGACGTCTTTCGTGTAGTGtcaaaaacactcttatattatgcGACGGAGGAAGTATGATATAAAGGTTATATCATCACAAACTCCTTTCACATAGGAATTCGAGGGTATGCTttttatgacatgcgtgtcatATACTATTGTGAATGAAGTGAGTATACTAGATGGTACAATAATGAAACATGCAAAAGAGAATGCATGAAAAAAATAATGAAAACATGTAAAATAGTCGTGGCACATAAATGAAACCGtacaaaaaattatgaaaataacGCCTTTAGAACACATCCCAGCCATGAAAGTTAATTTAACAAAACGATATGAAAACTTATTTCAAGACCCAAAATAGAAATGAAACCTCAATGAAATAGGCGGAGAGCCAGCAAAGGCTCAAGAGGCAGAAGCCTCTGCTGGAAGGGAACCTGATAGGAATGCTGGTCCTTCAACTGAGCCGTCGAGTGCTCTGCCTGGGCCGGACCAGCCAGATCTACACGATGTCCGGATTGAAAAAGCAATGAAAACATGCAACGTAAAAGtaatttgaatttgaaaaaaattcaactGTGTGCAAAATTTATCTTGTTTTGAAGATTTAAATATCATGAGTTCTAATATCCAAACGGTTTGTCAATCGGATATTTTGTTCAAAAGATAAAATTGATACAAACTATGTAATCAGACTGAAAAGCACTGGTGGGTGAGATGTACTACTAACTTTTTAGTTCAAACATACCCACTAGTCAGTTTGTCATGGGGCCTCCTCATTAGCTATCCCACAAGTCACAGAGGTGGATAAGAAAGTTAGTTGGATTGAAGAAGAGAGAAGATAGTGTGATGTACTCCcgccgttcctaaatataagtctttttagagatttcactaCAAACTACATACGAAtatatgtagacatattttagagcgTAGATTCATTctttttgctccgtatgtagtccatagcGGAATCTCTAAAAAAAggtgtgtctagggcacatctaaatgtgctctagttattgcacatctaagtgagtgaatcaagcataaaaaaagaaaaaggaaaaaagaaaatatccacacgaatctcaatgtatgatcaatgacataagacttagatgtgcaatattTATGTCACATTTAGATGTGCTTCAGCAAAACTGCTAAAAAAACTTATATTTGGTAACGGAGGGAATATATGTGTCAGACAATGTATAGTATTGCCATAGTAGGGCAATACCTGCGCACATCCCCCAATCGAAATGCGCCGCATCCCATTACCCGCTAGAAAAACCACTCTCCTCTTCAGCCACCGCCTAGGTAGTTTCTAGGCAAAATTTGTCAAATGATAGTTCAGTGGTACACAATGCCTGAGATGCGGATTTGTCAAATGATAGTTTTCACTATAATAAATACTCGCCCAAGTCAAACATGGATGGTGGATTGAACTCCGTTAGAAGAAACTGGCTACGCTAAGAAAATCGCTTTCCGAGTGAGTGAGTGGTTGGGCAAAGCGTCAGTGTAGCGTACAGAACGCTTCTACTGGTCTACTACAGGATATTGACCAGATTAAGATCAGGCGAACGCTGACTACAAAAAATTACCGAAAGTGCTCTGCACACGATTGACTGCTGGACGATGTGTGCCCGACGGGAGCAGGAGCCACACAGATTAAAAACCCCAGCTAATCCTACGGTCTACCTGACTTGTCGTCTGTGGGTCGTGCGTCCATCCGTCGTGTGTATAGCAGTGCTCAAAAATTACTGCTCCTGCTGGTCTACTACGCTACGCTACACGCACACACAGACGAAGAGAAGCTCTGCTGCGTTAGCTCGGATCGGAGGTCAGAGTCAATCGAGCCATGGCCGAGCTAGCTCCACTCTCCATGCTCTTCCTTGCCCTGCTCGTCGTCGTCCCCGTGCTCTACCTCATCCGGTCGTCCCGCCGGCATGAGGAGGGAAGCAGCCGGCCGCGGCCCCCGCCGTCGCCGTGGGCGCTGCCGGTCATCGGCCACCTCCACCACGTCGCCGGCGCGCTCCCGCACCGCGCGATGCTGGGCCTGTCGCGCCGCCACGGCCCGCTCATGCTGCTCCGCCTCTGCGAGCTCCGCGTCGTCGTCGCCTCCTCGGCCGACGCCGCGCGGGAGATCATGAAGACCCAGGACCTGGCGTTCGCGTCGCGGCCCATGACCCCGACGGGGACGGCCCTCCTCGGCGACAGCCCGGGCATCGTGTTCGCGCCCTACGGCGACGCGTGGCGGCAGCTCCGCAAGATCTGCGCCCTCGAGCTCTTCACCTCCCGCCGCGTCAGGTCCTTCCGGCCCGTGCGCGAGGAGGAGGTCGCGCGGCTGCTCCGGTCGGTGGCGGTGGCGCCGTCTCCGTCTCCGTCGTCGGCGGTGAACCTGAGCGAGCGGATCAGCGCGTACGTCGCGGACTCGTCGGTGCGCGCCGTCATCGGCAGCCGGTTCAAGGACCGCGGCGCGTTCCTCCGGATGCTGGAGCGGAGGATGAAGCTCGCGCCGGCGCAGTCCCTGCCGGACCTCTTCCCGTCGTCGCGGCTCGCGATGCTCGTCAGCCGGATGCCGCGCGAGATGAAGCGGGAGCGCCGGGAGATGAGGGACTTCATCGACGCCATCATCCAGGAGCATCAAGAGAACAACccggccggcgccggcgccgacggCGACGACTTTCTCGACGTCCTCCTGAGGATCCAGGGAGAGGGGAAGCTCGATCCTCCCCTCACCACCGACGACATCAAGGCAGTCATCGTCGTAAGCTTCTCATCTCGTACTACAATGCAGGAGAATTTTTCAACACCGTACGTCGGCGACTAATTTCCTCTGCTTCAACTCGGACAGGACATCTTCATAGCGAGCAGCGAGACGTCGGCGACGGCGCTGCAGTGGGCCATGGCGGAGCTGATGAGGAACCCGAGGGTGATGCGCAAGGCGCAGGAGGAGGTCCGGCGAGCTCTCGACGGGCGCGACAGGATCACGGAGGAGAGCCTGGCGGGCCTGCGCTACCTGGACCTCGTCATCAAGGAGGTGCTCCGGCTGCACCCGCCGGCGCCGATGCTGCTCCCCCGCGAGTGCCGGGCCCCGTGCCGGGTCCTCGGCTTCGACGTGCCGGCGGGCGCCATGGTGCTCGTCAACGCGTGGGCGATCGGCAGGGACCCGGCGCACTGGGACTCGCCGGAGGAGTTCTCGCCGGAGAGGTTCGAGGGCGGCGGCGTCGACTTCAAGGGCACGGACTTCGAGTACATCCCGTTCGGCGCCGGGCGGCGGATGTGCCCCGGGATGGCGTTCGGGCTGGCCAACATGGAGCTCGCGCTCGCCAGCCTTCTCTACCACTTCGACTGGGAGCTGCCGGACGGGACGGTGCCCGGGGAGCTGGACATGGCCGAGCTGATGGGGCTCACCACGCGGCGGCGCTCCGACCTCCTGCTCGTCCCGGCGATCCGCGTGCCAGTGCCAAAGCAAAATTTGCAAGCGCCAAGCGAAAATTCTTTCGGCATGAAGCCTTAGGGTAGGGCGCGAAATTCACAACATGGGAGATTTATTGCTATTGCTTCAATTCCAGCAAAGAAAGAAAGAATAGAACAAAAGTGATATTTTACACGTATGGTACCAGTCTACCAGACCACAATCACATCACCAGAACTACTTCTGGACAACACCTATTCCACTCCATTCCATTACATTCCAAGTACGAATCAGATGCTCAGAGCTACTACATGGAAAAACAAACAAATTTATTCAGAACATTCCATGGCGCTCTCAAGATGATCGTGCTGTTCTGCTTCTGTACTTCTGTTATTTGGTATAATACGATCTTGAAATACCAGTGGACGATTAGACTGGTTTTCTCAGGTCTGACATATGCATGATACAACTATGCACTCTTGATTCTCTTCCGAGAAACAAAGAGATATCGCCGCAGGGCAAGCAGCGAGATCCAAGTGAACTTTGAAATCTTCTCTTTTATCATCAGCAGTAATGCGGAGCTCAGAACTGTCTTTAGTATCTGAGCATGTAACCCTTTGAAGAACCCTGGGATGCCTTCCTTGTTCCACATTGCATGCATGGCGCCCAACATTGTTTTGGGAGGCCTTGAATTGCCTGGCTTTTCAGATTCGTCCTCGTCGTCCTCATCGGGGTCTGCAGCCTGAATCATGACCTTGCACCTGTTTGAAAAATGGCATCATATAATTGCAGTGGCGGTTGAATTTATACTTTATAGGCAGCACTAACAAGCAGAAGCAAGTGGAGAAGTCCAGATAACAAGTGCTGGCAAAGTAAAGTTTCCATACCTGATTAATGGGTAAGTCAAGATTGTTGCAACACTTTTTGAGATGGCACCAAGGAGAAATGCCGAGAAAGCAGAAAGAGCAACCAGGGAAGAATCACCCGCTGATTCTGCGTTTTTACGCGTCTGCCTCAGAATTAGCTTCTGCTTAAGCTGGTCAAACACGGTGTACTGCAAAGGATTGCACATAAAACAGTTGTTATCTCGTGCacgaaaaaggaaaagaaaataaaGCTTATAACGTTACAAGTTACACCCAAGAGCAGTACCGTTAAGGTTGTATTCAGATTAAGAATACACTGCTACTTTTCACTTTAAATATGGTAATGCAGACACTACATACTCAACAATATTGAAACATGTTTGAAGGCTCTACAGTTACTACAAAACATCGAGAATTTATTGACTGAATCAAGAAGGTGAAAATCGCGAGGCCAATGATCCACACCATTTTGCAGACCTAAATAATTCGGGAAAGTTAATTGGCGACTGGCCGCTGGGAGAGGGGTGGCAAGCGAACCCCTTTTGATGGCAGTTTTAGTTCTGAAGAGATCAAACAATGGCAGTTTAAAAATGAAAATTACCTTCTCTCACAGAAACTGTCATGTCACTCTGAAGAAACTGCCATCCCCTCAAACTAAAAATGCCATCAAAATCGTATGCAAATGCCACCCCCTCCTGGCGAGCTAAATTTATTGACTGAATCAAGAAGGTGAAAATCACGAGGCCAATGATTCACACCAGTTTGCAGGCCTAAATAATTTGGTATATGCACTTGCTCTAGTGGGAGACATGGACAACAACACGCATCCACAGATAAGTTCTGGAGTTGTTCCTTGTAGTTTGTTCTAGATATTATCCCAAGTTCTATAATGGAAGGTACGACTGTACGAGAGCTCCATTAAAGTTACAGATAACTGCAATGGTATTTACATGTACATCATAGTACAACCAGACAACATTCCAAGAATTTTGCCCTAGCTGAATGTTTTGTTTGTGATGGCTCCCATGTTTGTTCAAACAAAAATTGTTCAATTGGATTGAAGCATCTACATATCTCTTTACCAAAAATTACTCGAACAATGTAGTCAGAAAATGACATAGTTGGACAATGTAACTCAGAGGACCAACATTAAGTTCCACAAGATATGCCGTACAATAATGATGCAGAAGTTAGTACCTGAATAGAAGGATTGCATGTCAACAAGAGGGAAATGCCCAAGCCATCGAATGCCTCAAGCCAAGTACCTTCCGCGAGAGTTGCTCGCAGCCCTTTGGACTTTCCGAAAGCACTTGTTTGCATTCTAGAAGATGCCGTATCTAATGGCTGAAATGGTGAGAAAAACGAGTATAAGATCAGGCAGCTAAAACTGTTTTTCAAGAATCTATAGGACTAGCTACCTGTGTCACAACAACTGTGCAAGCACCAGCAGCGGCTGCAATCAACAAGTTGGCTTTTGTTCCAATGGACTTAGCTCCACTCTTCTCCAGGTAGAGTCTTTTGAAATAGCTATAGCCATAAAAGTAAACGAACTGCGAAATGAACGACTGGATATTCTTCGTCTTAAGGCCCTGATATAGGGACAAAAATTGCTTTTTCTTAATTGCTTCCCAAAAGACATCTGAAAGGTTCCTGAAAAGTCATGAGGCCAGTTAGTATGTACAATGAGTAACTAGAGAAGTTCAACGTATATGATGAAAAGGAATTTTATGCTAGAGATGTAACAGCATGCAGTGAAATCTCGTTCACCGAAAAACATAAAGGGGAGGACATACTACATGAGAAGATAAATCTTCATAAGCTCAAAAACCTTTTAAATCTTTTTAGAGCACACAAATGCAGCCAATCAAACATCTCAACTAGCCAAAATATTAAGGTCAACACATCTCTTTTACTAGTGTATGATATTGTATTGTTTACGCCACTTTTCAGTTACTAGGTCTAGGTGATCGGCAAGGAAACACCTTCACGGGTATGATCCTTTTATTTTGGCTAAACTACTTTCCTTTACAGCTTTACAAATTACAACAATGATCCATCTCACTATTTCTAGAGCTTGTAAGAAATCAACCTAGCCCTGTTGCTTGGAACTGAATCCCAAGCTCCTTCCTTATTTCACGACCTGAAGTAATCATGCATGCAGATTTGTACAATTTCTAGATTAAACGAACACCTTGTAAACCTTAAATGGATTAACAATCCATTAATGTGGTGATTACCAAAACTACAGTCCTAGCAACTTGTGCAAAGACCACAAGTGGGTAACTCTTTGCCCTTCACCATACGAAAAACTTGGGCCTAACGAGATACTGATTTACTGAATCCACGATCGGCTCATGTAGAAACCAACCCTTCCACATCTAACGCAGGATATTCCTAGCTGTCAGAACGATCCACGGAGTACCCCAATCATCGTCTGCAGAATCCAGTCCCCCAGATCCGAACTCGCACTCGACCGAGGACCCAAATTCCGGTCCTCGAGCCTGCGATCACCTTATATCCAGAATTCCAGACGGACAGCAGAGCGCAACGGAGTCAAGCCGGAGACGCAGGAGAAGGGGTAGAGAGGAGGGACTGACCTGTACTTGTGCGCGCCCTGGTCCGTCTGGACGTCGGCCTGGAACTTGGTCTTGCAGGTGTCGAGCGGGTAGAGCACGGTGGTGCTGACGAGCGCGCCGACGGCCCCCGACGCCGCCTCGGCCAGGCTGTCCCagtccaccccgccgccgccgtcctccccCTCCATCGCGTAGCGGCCGGCGAGATCCCCCGAGCCCGACTCCGAGAGGAATCTCGGCCAGGCAAGGCAggctctccctctccctccctactcggcgcgctcggctggctgctggtcTGTTGCTGGCTGGCTGGCTCGTCGCGGGGTCCAAGCAGCCTGTAAGTAGTAGTAATCGGCGGGCGTACCTTCCTTCCAGCGAGGAGGGGAGGGAAAGGGGGGCGGGGCGCGGGGTGTGTGTAGGCAGCAGGAGGAGGAGTAGGAGAAGAGGGGGACGTCACGGCAGAGGAGGGCCAGCGTGGCGGCTACCTGCGAGCCAGCCAGGCCACTACGAGTCACGTACGTACCCACGGCTGCACGGCAGGGCACGGCACGGCAGTCTGGTTTCGCCGTTTCGGGGTTTGACAATTTTGACTTGTGGATTAAATCATTTTACAAAATGAACCGTTTTCAATAAAATTTCACTCAGTTGATCTTTTTAAATGGCGTTTGACACGAAGGCGCCACACTACACCGTGCAACGATTGACCAGCATCGCACCTCGGACTGACTAAAAATTACTAGGTAAATGTGCAGCGCCTAGCCTCTAGCCGTTGTACTAGTGGTTGCTCCACTAATGCAACGCCTAGACGCTAGGCGCTGCACACTAACTTAGTAATTTTCGGATCATCCGGGTGCGATGATGGCTAGGCATGTCGGACGCTGCACGGTGTAGTGTGGCGCCTTTGTGTCGGACGCCACTTAAAAAGGTCAGCTGAGTGAATTTTTTTAGAAGCAGTTTATCTTATAAAATGATTTTATTCACATGTTAAAATTGTCAAATTTACCTTGATGCGCTGCGTGCGTATCTCGCTTCCGGTATCCGCGCAGTACGTTGGAACGAGCCGTTTGGGTTTTCCGTTTGGGTGGGTCCGTGGCCGTGGGGTGggtgggtggtggtggcgccATGGATCGATCGTGCGCGCGCGCGGGACGAGCCCTCCGTCGCGAGGGTCGCCGCTGGCGCTGGGTGTGGGTAGGTGGAGACGGCGAGGGCGACCGGAAGAGACCGGCCGGCGCGAGGGTCTACTCTGGCTCTGCTGCTGCTCCGTCCTCGGTCTTTGGTCAGTCCGCCATCTTCCACACTTGGACGCGGTGGCGCCAAGGTGCGGCTCGCTGGCTCGCCACGTGAACCTCGTGCCCGCCTCTGCGTCTTCGTTTTTGGATCAAATACTGCCCCAGGATACAATCTGGGGCAACAGAAAACCAGGCCCTTGCGAAAGTTCATCGCTCAAGTCTACTGAGTACTTCAGCTAACTTATTATACCCGCGGCAGAATTTGCGCTACGCCTTATTACCCACGACACATTCACTTCTTAGAACATCTTCATCATCCCCTTGTCTCCTCTACAAGAGGTCCTGCTGCCGGTAGATTTTTCTCATGCCCTTTCAACATATCGGCGAGTGAAGCACGGTCCATCTCCAGGTGTAGCTTCGTCATGTGAACCTCGTGCCCGTTTCTGCGTTGGACTGCTCTCTTCCTGCTGCCCGGCCATCGGATGTGTGCACAAGGGACGGGATTGAACCTGCTGCGATGTGCGCCCACTCCCCTTGGTATGTTTGCAACGCAACCCTGCAAATGCCCACAGTGCAAGTGCAAGTGCAACCAGGCCCGTTGGTCCTCAACTTTCTCCTCCTTTTTTTTCCTTTGCGGAAAGGCCCAAGGTCGTATATTAGATAAAACCGGCCCTTACCAAAAAAGAAAAACTTGCATCCAAGAACAAGAAACTACAAGGAAGTCTTTAAAGAAATAAGCACCGATTTTCTTCTGCCTCTGTCTCAGTAGAGCAATCTTgttgaaacccaggagcttgacGAAACATCGGCTGGGAAGTCGCCGACGTAGACTAGAAGATGTCGATGGTCACGATCTACACAGACCGCAAACCCTGAGAAGCTAGCACCGAGTAGGGCCCGGAGATAATCCCAACTCCGTCCAAACAGGGGAGGGAGGCACAAAACTCACAAGTTCCCCGACGAAGCTCCATCTCGATGAGC
Coding sequences within it:
- the LOC125516684 gene encoding desmethyl-deoxy-podophyllotoxin synthase-like, translating into MAELAPLSMLFLALLVVVPVLYLIRSSRRHEEGSSRPRPPPSPWALPVIGHLHHVAGALPHRAMLGLSRRHGPLMLLRLCELRVVVASSADAAREIMKTQDLAFASRPMTPTGTALLGDSPGIVFAPYGDAWRQLRKICALELFTSRRVRSFRPVREEEVARLLRSVAVAPSPSPSSAVNLSERISAYVADSSVRAVIGSRFKDRGAFLRMLERRMKLAPAQSLPDLFPSSRLAMLVSRMPREMKRERREMRDFIDAIIQEHQENNPAGAGADGDDFLDVLLRIQGEGKLDPPLTTDDIKAVIVDIFIASSETSATALQWAMAELMRNPRVMRKAQEEVRRALDGRDRITEESLAGLRYLDLVIKEVLRLHPPAPMLLPRECRAPCRVLGFDVPAGAMVLVNAWAIGRDPAHWDSPEEFSPERFEGGGVDFKGTDFEYIPFGAGRRMCPGMAFGLANMELALASLLYHFDWELPDGTVPGELDMAELMGLTTRRRSDLLLVPAIRVPVPKQNLQAPSENSFGMKP
- the LOC125516694 gene encoding peroxisomal adenine nucleotide carrier 1-like yields the protein MEGEDGGGGVDWDSLAEAASGAVGALVSTTVLYPLDTCKTKFQADVQTDQGAHKYRNLSDVFWEAIKKKQFLSLYQGLKTKNIQSFISQFVYFYGYSYFKRLYLEKSGAKSIGTKANLLIAAAAGACTVVVTQPLDTASSRMQTSAFGKSKGLRATLAEGTWLEAFDGLGISLLLTCNPSIQYTVFDQLKQKLILRQTRKNAESAGDSSLVALSAFSAFLLGAISKSVATILTYPLIRCKVMIQAADPDEDDEDESEKPGNSRPPKTMLGAMHAMWNKEGIPGFFKGLHAQILKTVLSSALLLMIKEKISKFTWISLLALRRYLFVSRKRIKSA